In a genomic window of Agarivorans albus:
- a CDS encoding nitroreductase family protein, with protein MNTLQQFLNQRVSYHVHELSLPAPNTQQMTDILQAAMSTPDHGKLKPWHFLVIKQTRIEELISLLQTAWQQSNSELDPQRAKRLASYLKQAPSIVLVSAEINEPSPISKQDQVFSAAAACQMILLAADALGFGGVWYSTDAVELPNVRQLLGLQNKHQPVGFLVLGSPISKREKARANVSDHSFEWLGAANVSPWGETKSANQERLK; from the coding sequence GTGAATACACTCCAACAATTTCTCAATCAACGTGTGTCTTACCACGTTCATGAGCTGTCTTTGCCGGCGCCTAATACCCAGCAAATGACCGATATATTACAAGCGGCCATGAGCACTCCCGACCACGGAAAGCTAAAGCCATGGCATTTTTTAGTGATTAAACAAACACGTATTGAAGAGCTAATCAGCTTGCTACAAACCGCATGGCAACAAAGCAATAGTGAGCTAGATCCACAGCGAGCGAAACGCCTTGCCAGCTACTTAAAACAAGCCCCCAGCATCGTGTTGGTATCAGCCGAAATAAACGAGCCCAGCCCCATCTCCAAACAAGACCAAGTGTTCTCTGCTGCAGCCGCATGCCAAATGATTTTGTTAGCTGCAGACGCTTTGGGGTTTGGCGGGGTTTGGTATAGCACCGACGCGGTCGAGCTACCTAATGTGCGCCAATTATTGGGCCTACAAAATAAGCACCAACCAGTAGGTTTTTTGGTGTTAGGTAGCCCAATAAGTAAAAGAGAAAAAGCCCGCGCGAATGTGAGCGACCACAGCTTCGAGTGGCTTGGCGCGGCAAACGTAAGCCCTTGGGGAGAAACTAAATCAGCCAATCAGGAGCGACTAAAATGA
- a CDS encoding ABC transporter ATP-binding protein: MFTFNNISLQLGGNTILKNMSGTIQQGAVTALIGPNGSGKSTLLSVLCGLQAPSSGQVEFAGQALPSYSRAQLAKKLALLPQRNPVPATLNVADLVCFGRHPHRPWYKNISNDDKEIIDWAMQETGVKHYARQLLTDLSGGELQRVWLAMVLAQDTEVLMLDEPTSWLDISHQLSLLKIVRRLNQKYLKTIVWVLHDLNQAAQFSDQAILINHGLIVNSGEAKRVINAKDVSEVYQTPVTSHQLGQQQILWPEEQQ, encoded by the coding sequence TTGTTTACTTTTAATAATATTTCCCTCCAACTGGGGGGAAATACCATTCTCAAAAATATGAGTGGAACGATACAGCAAGGCGCGGTTACCGCGCTTATTGGTCCTAACGGCTCAGGCAAGAGCACTCTATTGTCGGTGCTTTGTGGCTTGCAAGCCCCTTCCAGTGGGCAAGTGGAATTTGCTGGCCAAGCTTTACCAAGCTATAGCCGTGCTCAGCTAGCTAAAAAGCTAGCCTTGTTACCACAACGCAACCCCGTGCCTGCCACCTTAAATGTGGCCGACTTAGTGTGTTTTGGTCGTCATCCTCACCGTCCTTGGTATAAAAATATCTCTAACGACGATAAGGAAATCATTGATTGGGCGATGCAAGAAACTGGGGTTAAACATTATGCTCGGCAATTGCTTACCGATTTATCAGGTGGCGAACTACAGCGAGTTTGGTTAGCGATGGTGCTTGCCCAAGATACCGAAGTATTAATGTTGGATGAACCGACCTCTTGGTTAGATATCTCTCACCAATTAAGCCTGCTAAAAATTGTTCGACGTTTGAACCAGAAATACCTCAAAACCATAGTATGGGTACTCCACGATTTAAACCAAGCCGCGCAGTTTAGCGACCAAGCCATTTTGATAAATCATGGCCTCATTGTGAATAGTGGTGAGGCCAAACGGGTGATTAACGCCAAGGACGTAAGCGAAGTTTACCAAACACCGGTTACCAGCCACCAACTAGGACAACAACAAATACTATGGCCAGAGGAACAGCAATGA
- a CDS encoding iron ABC transporter permease has protein sequence MVKSLSSSLGLLLLLLSAYYFSRPAIAPVGLADAMLTNIWLPTALMALCTGALLASSGFLIQNSLDNDFASPSTLGIAAGALLGAVLVRVIVPEANLQLVWMGALVGGLLLSLAVLAVSQLIGGGKLPVVLIGMALGLSAGALSSLFMLYFENQTDGLFLWGSGQVLQTNPEVLKQTALPMLAFLALSLLVLPKLALFLLGDTNAAALGLAVKPWRWTILLLAIGQAALATSIVGMIGFVGLMAPHLTRLVLRLAKGENNNVALQWLVTVIIGAALVLAAEWCSRSLLFLGYRLPTGAFTALLGAPYFVFLLFQRSGKALAAVESQNIGLTPIIHARPRVVLASLCALLGLSLFFCLRSPQDVGAIWVNQRVLLAGLGGFGLACAGTLLQTLFKNPMASPDISGVSAVAVLLIAVVLVYFPAANQWQLTLAALVGGSLVIGLLSWGLKQQLSVAQLALFGIVITAFAGTATQILLTFGSSTASVTMMWLAGTTYGATFDRIIPIASVIALCLVAIIPLLRQLDLMPLGEVIPKTLGLALQRQRYLLLAISAVLTAICVSSIGAISFIGLLAPHCARLLGLYRHKHLLPASGITGAILLIWADSLGRELMAPNEIPAGLMVSVIGSIYFILLLLLSYRNRV, from the coding sequence GTGGTTAAATCTCTTTCTTCAAGCCTAGGTTTATTACTGCTACTGCTAAGCGCATACTATTTTAGCCGCCCCGCCATTGCACCGGTTGGTTTGGCAGACGCAATGCTGACTAACATTTGGCTACCTACCGCGCTAATGGCTTTATGCACTGGCGCACTGCTGGCAAGTTCTGGCTTCTTAATTCAAAACAGCTTAGATAACGACTTTGCCTCCCCATCTACCTTAGGAATTGCCGCTGGTGCGCTGCTTGGTGCAGTGCTAGTACGGGTAATTGTACCTGAGGCCAATCTACAACTGGTATGGATGGGTGCCTTAGTGGGTGGCCTGTTGCTGTCTTTAGCGGTATTAGCGGTTAGCCAGCTAATTGGAGGCGGCAAACTACCAGTGGTTTTAATTGGCATGGCGCTAGGTTTAAGCGCTGGCGCGCTCTCTTCGCTGTTTATGCTGTACTTCGAAAATCAAACCGATGGCTTGTTTTTATGGGGCAGCGGCCAAGTACTTCAAACCAACCCTGAAGTACTAAAACAAACAGCGCTACCCATGCTGGCATTTTTAGCCTTAAGCCTCTTGGTCTTACCTAAGTTAGCGCTATTTTTATTAGGCGATACCAATGCCGCAGCCTTGGGTTTAGCAGTTAAACCTTGGCGCTGGACTATTTTGCTGCTCGCCATTGGCCAAGCTGCCTTAGCCACTTCAATTGTTGGCATGATTGGCTTTGTGGGCTTAATGGCGCCTCACCTTACTCGCTTAGTATTAAGACTCGCTAAGGGCGAAAACAATAATGTCGCTTTACAATGGCTAGTCACCGTTATTATTGGTGCAGCCTTAGTATTAGCCGCAGAGTGGTGCTCGCGTAGCTTACTGTTTCTAGGGTATCGCTTACCAACTGGCGCTTTTACTGCCTTGCTTGGTGCGCCTTACTTTGTATTCCTGCTCTTTCAACGCTCGGGTAAAGCGCTTGCAGCCGTGGAAAGCCAAAACATCGGCTTAACACCTATCATTCATGCCCGCCCTCGCGTGGTACTGGCTTCGCTTTGCGCTCTGCTTGGTTTAAGTTTGTTTTTTTGTTTGCGCAGCCCACAAGATGTAGGCGCAATATGGGTGAATCAGCGGGTGCTGTTGGCGGGTTTAGGTGGTTTTGGCTTAGCCTGCGCAGGTACTTTGCTGCAAACCTTATTTAAAAACCCCATGGCCAGCCCAGATATTTCTGGTGTAAGTGCGGTGGCAGTATTACTGATTGCCGTGGTATTGGTGTACTTTCCTGCAGCGAATCAATGGCAGTTAACCCTCGCCGCGTTGGTCGGTGGAAGCTTAGTGATTGGCTTACTGTCTTGGGGCTTAAAGCAGCAGCTCAGTGTTGCCCAGCTAGCCTTATTTGGCATTGTAATTACTGCCTTTGCTGGCACCGCCACCCAGATTTTACTCACCTTTGGCAGCTCCACCGCCTCGGTCACCATGATGTGGTTAGCGGGTACCACCTACGGGGCAACCTTTGATCGAATTATCCCAATTGCTTCGGTTATCGCACTTTGCTTGGTTGCCATCATCCCGCTATTAAGGCAGTTAGATTTAATGCCGCTTGGCGAAGTTATTCCTAAAACCTTAGGCCTGGCGTTACAGCGCCAACGTTACTTGTTATTGGCTATTTCGGCGGTTCTCACTGCTATTTGTGTATCCAGTATTGGGGCGATTAGCTTTATCGGCTTATTAGCACCGCACTGTGCGCGGCTTTTAGGTTTATATCGCCACAAGCATCTATTACCTGCATCGGGCATTACTGGTGCCATTTTATTGATATGGGCCGACAGCTTAGGCCGCGAATTAATGGCGCCTAACGAAATACCCGCTGGCCTTATGGTATCGGTTATCGGCTCCATCTACTTCATTTTACTCTTGCTTCTTAGCTACAGGAATCGCGTGTGA
- a CDS encoding ABC transporter substrate-binding protein, protein MILLATRLMFLAITLLSTTAAHAAGQQVCLSNCVSLEQPAVRVVALNWSATEMLLSLDIVPVGVTLTKGYKKWQTNHPALPDSVTEIGRRQEPDLATIARLKPDLIIGYEFRHRRILDALEHIAPTLLYQQFPSAKQTEFSYFEQSQQVFSGIAKLVNKTELADATLQRLSLRLAELKQQLADQGLSNKPIAYAKFVGMGYGLRVFTDKSLAGAISQQLGLNYVWQQGLPGKDFIHLQLEQLPKLSNSHLLLAGNQVDGERMMHSPVWPLLPFVEQNQLSEVEPLFSFGGPLSSIKMAESFANSLLDWQEQQGG, encoded by the coding sequence ATGATCCTGCTAGCAACTCGCCTGATGTTTTTAGCCATAACCTTACTAAGCACAACAGCGGCTCATGCCGCGGGCCAGCAAGTATGTTTAAGCAATTGCGTTAGCCTCGAGCAGCCTGCTGTGCGGGTAGTAGCACTGAATTGGTCAGCAACGGAAATGCTGCTGAGCTTAGATATTGTGCCAGTGGGAGTAACCTTAACCAAAGGCTACAAAAAGTGGCAAACTAACCACCCTGCACTGCCCGACTCGGTCACTGAAATAGGCCGTCGCCAAGAGCCAGATCTGGCCACTATCGCGAGGTTAAAGCCCGACTTAATTATCGGTTATGAATTTCGCCATCGCCGAATTTTAGACGCCTTAGAGCACATAGCGCCTACTTTGCTTTACCAGCAATTTCCCTCAGCTAAGCAAACTGAATTTAGTTACTTTGAGCAGTCGCAACAGGTATTTAGTGGCATTGCTAAGTTAGTGAATAAAACTGAACTCGCTGATGCAACTTTACAGCGTTTAAGCCTGCGCTTAGCCGAGCTAAAACAGCAACTTGCAGACCAAGGTTTAAGCAATAAACCAATTGCTTACGCCAAGTTTGTTGGCATGGGTTACGGCTTAAGAGTGTTCACCGATAAAAGCCTGGCCGGTGCGATAAGCCAGCAGCTAGGGCTTAATTATGTTTGGCAGCAAGGTTTACCGGGTAAAGATTTTATCCACCTGCAACTTGAGCAGCTGCCAAAACTAAGCAACAGCCATTTGCTGCTTGCGGGTAACCAAGTAGACGGCGAGCGCATGATGCATTCACCAGTGTGGCCTTTATTGCCCTTTGTTGAGCAGAACCAGTTATCGGAAGTTGAACCTTTATTTAGTTTTGGAGGGCCACTGTCGTCGATAAAAATGGCTGAATCTTTTGCTAATTCACTACTAGATTGGCAGGAGCAACAAGGTGGTTAA
- a CDS encoding IucA/IucC family protein, with the protein MFNQAQWQLANTHLVAKILSELQFEERLQFSLVDASKQQAKPSDTLQYVLATASRNWRFNAKQAIWGMFIIEPSSIELSDASVPLASELLLDIQSQIQISDINLAGLLEEIQQTLYSDVLRWEQQQNINATDLVLLSETQRQAYLDAHPKAIANKGRLGWGSQELASYAPESASAIKLHYLAVDKTLCQVGFKPGLSQADLLEQTLSEQAFSSMNSKLPNDWQNTYYVLAVHPWQFERFIQVQYAQYLAEGSMIYLGEVADCWLAQQSIRTLSSDNPALAFDVKTALTILNTSCYRGIPGQFIAQGPQLSQWLADLSQQDALFVERGLYVQQEVAGVFCPHPQQQQLQAGAYRYKEMLGCIWRERAEAVIPQQQRPMSMATLMQQDNGGEAAIVALISLAEISAETWLRKLFKHVVVPLYHLMCRYGVALVAHGQNITLALDKHQPAGCIIKDFHGDLRLIDQAFPELESLDSEVRANLTRLPANYLIHDLITGHFVTVLRFVSPKLVSLGVSEQQFYSWLAQELASYQASHPELKQRFELFDIFKPEIEKICVNRVRFKIGYGDSDQRPLPEIGEPIANPLCCSISPKN; encoded by the coding sequence ATGTTCAATCAAGCTCAGTGGCAGTTGGCCAATACTCATTTGGTCGCAAAAATTTTGAGTGAATTACAGTTTGAAGAACGGCTTCAATTTAGTCTAGTAGACGCTAGTAAACAGCAAGCTAAACCCTCGGATACTTTGCAATATGTTCTGGCTACGGCAAGTCGTAACTGGCGTTTTAACGCCAAGCAGGCTATCTGGGGCATGTTTATTATTGAGCCATCAAGCATTGAATTAAGTGATGCAAGTGTCCCGCTTGCTAGTGAATTACTGTTGGATATTCAAAGCCAAATTCAGATTAGTGATATTAATTTAGCTGGGCTGTTAGAGGAGATACAACAAACCTTATACAGTGATGTGCTGCGTTGGGAGCAGCAACAAAACATCAATGCGACCGATTTAGTATTGCTTAGCGAAACCCAGCGACAAGCATATTTAGACGCTCATCCTAAGGCCATTGCTAACAAGGGGCGTTTAGGCTGGGGTAGCCAAGAGCTTGCGAGCTATGCGCCAGAATCGGCAAGCGCAATTAAGCTGCATTACCTAGCCGTAGATAAAACACTCTGCCAGGTAGGCTTTAAACCGGGCTTAAGCCAAGCAGACCTACTTGAACAAACCTTGAGTGAGCAAGCATTTAGCTCTATGAATTCCAAACTGCCTAATGATTGGCAGAATACCTATTATGTTTTGGCGGTTCATCCTTGGCAGTTTGAGCGCTTTATTCAGGTGCAATATGCGCAATACTTAGCCGAAGGCTCGATGATTTACTTGGGCGAAGTAGCCGATTGCTGGCTAGCACAGCAATCTATTCGCACCCTAAGCAGCGACAACCCAGCCTTGGCTTTTGATGTGAAAACCGCCTTAACCATTCTTAATACTTCTTGTTATCGAGGGATCCCCGGGCAGTTTATTGCTCAGGGGCCACAGTTGTCTCAATGGTTAGCGGACTTGAGCCAGCAAGACGCTTTGTTTGTAGAGCGCGGGTTGTATGTTCAACAAGAGGTGGCAGGCGTATTTTGCCCTCATCCTCAGCAGCAACAGTTGCAGGCGGGGGCTTACCGCTATAAAGAAATGCTGGGCTGTATATGGCGAGAGCGCGCAGAAGCGGTAATTCCACAGCAGCAGCGGCCGATGTCTATGGCCACTCTCATGCAGCAAGACAATGGCGGAGAAGCAGCGATTGTTGCGCTGATCAGCTTAGCTGAGATTAGTGCTGAAACGTGGCTGCGTAAGCTGTTTAAGCACGTGGTCGTGCCTTTATATCACTTAATGTGTCGCTATGGCGTAGCCTTGGTCGCCCACGGGCAAAACATTACCTTGGCACTTGATAAACACCAACCTGCTGGTTGCATTATTAAAGACTTTCATGGTGATTTGCGCTTAATCGATCAAGCATTTCCCGAGCTTGAAAGCTTAGATAGCGAAGTGAGAGCTAACTTAACTCGCTTGCCTGCTAACTATTTGATCCATGATTTGATTACTGGCCACTTTGTTACGGTGCTACGTTTTGTTTCGCCTAAGTTGGTCAGTTTAGGTGTGAGTGAACAACAGTTTTATAGCTGGCTTGCCCAAGAGCTTGCTAGTTATCAAGCTAGTCACCCAGAGCTAAAACAACGCTTTGAGTTGTTTGATATATTTAAACCAGAAATAGAAAAGATTTGTGTAAATCGGGTGCGATTTAAGATTGGGTATGGTGATAGTGATCAGCGGCCATTACCGGAAATTGGCGAGCCGATAGCAAATCCTTTGTGTTGCTCTATTAGTCCTAAGAATTGA
- a CDS encoding TonB-dependent receptor codes for MNKLNTLSTKLTPLALVLFASCGHAANTLETVVVTANRVDTSISDIAATMWVIEQDQLNREINTGADLKTALGRLIPSFDFGNEGRTNFGQNLRGRSALVMIDGVSLNSTRAISRQLDSIDPFNIAHVEVLSGATSIYGAGAAGGIINIITKKATPDETKVELRVGGSSGFSSSEDLNKNLALAVSGGSEKLRGRLSAAYEGRGASYDANGQMILPDITQTDLQFNQSIDIMGNLEFEPTSEQLLSLTGQYYNSEQDTEYGTYLGPNLAGIFGAPELISIQKGLQLEEQPATERVLVNAQYRHNNLLNQTMLAEAYYRSESMQFYPFPSIYQVTGSPLPGSSYPLYGASLQETDVLGAKLLFTKDFDSLEISYGIDAESESFSAKQKIFDTNTALASGGMNFKQVQTLQRYPDIDTQKLSAFGQANWDINQDWSVSGGLRYQYIEHEVGDNVGVLQQHLAGLGAYGPISPDAIKGGKTDYNELLFNLGAIYRINDQQQLWANFSQGFNLPDPAKYYGNGTYSGTYGDGPSLVDSINVADNRLEGVKTNSLELGWRTAQQNYDVQLAAYYSLSDKTTSYDRSNLAVVVNDDERRIYGLEGQANYLFTENWYGGVQAHLIKSQTKSDGSWSALAAEETSPSNAVLRGGYDNFNYGAELQWQTLADYSDDNGGELKGYSLANLSAYYALPIGQLNFGIQNLFNKDYETLWSQRAQILYSSISAPELFSFKGQGRTYALSYNAEF; via the coding sequence ATGAACAAACTAAACACTTTAAGCACCAAGTTAACACCACTAGCACTCGTGCTGTTTGCCAGTTGTGGCCATGCAGCCAATACCTTGGAAACGGTGGTAGTCACCGCCAACCGGGTGGATACCTCAATCTCAGATATCGCAGCCACCATGTGGGTGATTGAGCAAGACCAGTTAAACCGCGAAATAAACACCGGTGCCGACTTAAAAACCGCCTTAGGTCGTCTCATCCCTAGCTTTGATTTTGGTAACGAAGGGCGTACCAACTTTGGCCAAAACCTGCGTGGTCGCTCTGCGCTGGTAATGATTGATGGCGTATCGCTTAACTCAACCCGCGCAATTAGCCGCCAGTTAGACAGCATAGACCCATTCAATATTGCTCACGTAGAAGTACTATCGGGCGCTACATCGATATATGGCGCAGGCGCAGCCGGCGGTATTATCAACATCATCACCAAAAAAGCGACGCCAGATGAAACAAAAGTTGAGCTAAGAGTTGGCGGTTCTTCTGGTTTTAGCAGCAGCGAGGATCTCAACAAGAACCTAGCGTTAGCAGTATCTGGTGGTAGCGAAAAACTACGAGGAAGACTGTCTGCCGCTTACGAAGGGCGCGGCGCATCCTACGACGCCAATGGCCAAATGATTTTGCCAGACATCACCCAAACCGATCTGCAATTTAATCAAAGCATCGATATCATGGGTAATCTTGAATTTGAACCCACCAGCGAACAGCTATTATCGCTTACAGGCCAATACTACAACAGCGAACAAGATACAGAGTACGGCACTTATTTGGGTCCTAACTTAGCCGGTATTTTTGGTGCACCAGAACTAATTAGCATACAAAAAGGCCTGCAACTAGAGGAGCAACCCGCTACCGAGCGTGTGCTAGTTAATGCGCAATACCGACACAACAACCTGCTAAATCAAACCATGCTGGCCGAGGCGTATTACCGCAGCGAGTCGATGCAGTTTTATCCCTTCCCATCGATTTATCAAGTAACCGGCTCGCCGCTACCCGGTAGTAGTTACCCCTTATACGGCGCATCATTACAAGAAACCGATGTACTTGGCGCAAAACTGCTGTTCACCAAAGACTTTGATAGCCTGGAAATTAGCTACGGTATTGATGCCGAGTCTGAGTCTTTTTCTGCCAAGCAAAAAATCTTTGATACCAACACCGCGCTAGCCTCTGGCGGCATGAACTTTAAGCAAGTACAAACCCTGCAGCGCTACCCAGATATTGATACCCAGAAGCTGTCGGCTTTTGGCCAAGCGAACTGGGATATCAACCAAGATTGGAGTGTATCTGGCGGACTACGTTACCAATACATTGAACATGAAGTAGGCGACAACGTAGGCGTATTGCAACAACACCTAGCAGGCCTTGGCGCTTACGGCCCGATCTCACCAGATGCCATTAAGGGCGGCAAAACCGACTACAACGAGCTGCTGTTTAACCTAGGTGCAATTTATCGAATTAACGACCAACAGCAACTTTGGGCCAACTTTAGCCAAGGTTTCAACTTACCAGACCCAGCCAAATACTACGGCAATGGCACTTACAGTGGCACCTACGGAGACGGTCCAAGCTTGGTTGACAGCATTAACGTTGCCGATAACCGCCTTGAAGGAGTTAAAACTAACTCACTCGAACTAGGTTGGCGTACCGCCCAACAAAACTACGATGTGCAATTAGCGGCTTACTATTCATTGTCGGATAAAACCACTTCTTACGATCGTAGCAACCTAGCAGTAGTAGTGAACGACGATGAACGACGCATCTACGGACTAGAAGGACAAGCCAACTACCTGTTCACCGAAAACTGGTACGGCGGTGTACAAGCGCATTTAATCAAAAGCCAAACTAAATCAGACGGCTCTTGGAGCGCACTAGCAGCCGAAGAAACCAGCCCATCTAATGCCGTACTGCGCGGTGGTTACGACAACTTTAACTATGGCGCCGAGTTGCAATGGCAAACTCTGGCCGACTACAGCGATGACAACGGCGGAGAGCTTAAGGGTTATTCGTTAGCAAACTTAAGTGCCTACTACGCCTTGCCGATTGGCCAACTTAACTTTGGTATTCAAAACCTCTTCAACAAAGACTACGAAACCCTTTGGTCACAACGCGCGCAGATCCTTTACAGCAGCATTTCGGCACCAGAATTGTTTAGCTTTAAAGGCCAAGGCAGAACCTACGCACTTAGCTACAACGCTGAATTCTAG
- a CDS encoding GNAT family N-acetyltransferase yields the protein MSTHALCQQAFFNSLLAETANKHLEGESVFLPLSTKASLELKLRYVSPSWRHRYSGEIILHEAQSQSPISFKQATTLIVNALYPELSEDKKALFLQRVQDSNCYINSAEQALAERSTLTLDQFIMSEQSLTGGHSMHPAGKSCEPLNQQEKTQYLPEFAGQFSIEWFAVHSSHLVGESEIGDLSEKLKQLYSNSVKIAKEPSEIQFIDKQWVPFPMHPLQAKAWRESQQALSLNEVVKDLALSSPGWTATSSSRAIYHPQQAWMLKVSLPVKLTNSLRLLSSKEAKRGIQFSQLLNSENGAELRQRLPNSYFIEEPLWASINDIDGEVLDLPLISFRENPFHKSNQEKSQLNAANVYCLASINQVNASQTEPQIVSWIKRYAQQQQLCFEHAALHWMSTFWDNVIKPLCIARSDYGFVLLAHQQNILVKIEDNLPTGSAFRDCQGIGLTSQALALFKEQLSDGVPEYFMEAEQVNPYHAYYLIGNTLLNTIAAIGAGELINETKLWDLCRDKMSELSARNPKDNSFYSYLLNSPSLHWKRNFYCFLADHNEATLADPSQIYCSISNPFKQQKAEQLSFKSLAGGRTLCFADERISDNAIKFEIRENGTSLSRGLMEKVGDWCQLSFEEDNAQLNATHKTDDLLWWSAAEHGLFQLNVAALQSNYYPKAAKALVAESQYKALSLSQFLQTAPLWREQQAAHQPQTSVATNGIKHPSRPNKPTGQVFTRYFYHLKRQVTFRVIDKQRDLSCFNRWHNHPIISPVWELEGSLQSHTEYLSKMEEDAHQYAVIGEFDGVPFGYFEVYWTPEDRLGPHYQCQDHDRGVHILVGNFSFRGGVYFDTWGSAILQYCFLDEPNTQRIMGEPRADNHRVVSITERLGLEKQFEFDFPHKRAALLQCDRERFFTQYAI from the coding sequence ATGAGTACCCATGCACTTTGTCAGCAGGCTTTTTTCAATAGCCTTTTGGCTGAAACCGCCAACAAACATCTCGAGGGAGAGTCGGTCTTTCTTCCTCTTTCTACTAAGGCCAGCTTGGAGTTAAAGCTACGTTACGTATCGCCCAGCTGGCGCCACCGTTATAGCGGCGAAATCATTTTGCATGAGGCGCAAAGCCAAAGCCCAATAAGCTTTAAGCAAGCTACTACCCTGATTGTAAATGCACTTTACCCTGAGTTAAGCGAAGACAAAAAAGCCTTATTCTTACAGCGGGTGCAAGATTCTAATTGCTACATAAATAGCGCTGAGCAGGCACTAGCAGAGCGCTCTACGCTTACGCTAGACCAGTTTATTATGTCGGAACAAAGTTTAACTGGTGGCCACAGCATGCACCCTGCAGGTAAAAGCTGCGAGCCGCTTAACCAGCAAGAGAAAACCCAATATTTGCCAGAGTTTGCTGGCCAATTCTCGATAGAATGGTTTGCGGTACATAGCTCGCATTTAGTAGGCGAAAGTGAAATTGGCGACCTGAGCGAAAAGCTCAAACAGCTGTATAGCAACAGCGTTAAAATCGCCAAAGAGCCGAGCGAAATTCAATTTATCGATAAACAATGGGTGCCGTTTCCTATGCACCCCTTGCAAGCTAAAGCCTGGCGAGAAAGCCAGCAGGCTTTAAGCCTGAATGAAGTGGTAAAAGACTTAGCACTAAGCTCACCAGGCTGGACAGCTACCTCGTCTAGCCGTGCTATTTACCATCCACAACAAGCTTGGATGCTAAAAGTTTCATTACCGGTTAAGCTCACCAACTCTTTACGCCTATTAAGCAGCAAAGAAGCCAAACGAGGCATTCAATTTTCTCAACTACTTAATAGTGAGAACGGAGCAGAGTTACGCCAACGCTTGCCAAACAGTTACTTCATCGAAGAGCCGCTTTGGGCCAGCATTAACGACATTGATGGAGAGGTGTTAGATCTTCCACTCATTAGTTTTAGAGAAAACCCCTTCCATAAATCCAATCAAGAGAAAAGCCAGTTAAACGCAGCCAATGTGTATTGTTTAGCTAGCATAAACCAAGTAAACGCCAGCCAAACCGAGCCGCAAATAGTTAGCTGGATTAAGCGCTATGCCCAGCAACAGCAACTGTGCTTTGAGCATGCTGCACTGCATTGGATGTCGACTTTTTGGGATAATGTAATCAAGCCACTGTGTATCGCACGTTCAGATTATGGCTTTGTTTTGCTGGCCCACCAGCAAAATATCTTGGTCAAGATTGAAGATAATTTACCTACAGGCTCAGCCTTTAGAGATTGCCAAGGTATCGGCTTAACCAGCCAAGCATTAGCATTATTCAAAGAGCAACTTAGCGATGGCGTACCTGAGTACTTTATGGAAGCTGAGCAGGTGAATCCTTATCACGCTTACTATTTGATAGGAAATACCTTACTCAACACCATCGCTGCCATCGGAGCAGGCGAGCTAATTAACGAAACCAAACTGTGGGATTTATGTCGTGACAAAATGAGTGAGCTTAGCGCCAGAAACCCAAAAGATAACTCTTTTTACAGCTACTTACTCAACTCACCAAGCCTTCACTGGAAGCGCAATTTCTATTGCTTTTTAGCCGACCATAACGAGGCAACATTAGCCGACCCGAGCCAGATTTACTGCTCTATTTCAAATCCTTTTAAACAGCAAAAAGCTGAGCAATTAAGCTTTAAAAGCTTAGCCGGAGGCCGAACCCTGTGTTTCGCAGATGAACGCATCTCGGATAATGCCATTAAGTTCGAGATTCGAGAGAACGGGACAAGCCTAAGCCGGGGATTAATGGAAAAAGTAGGTGATTGGTGCCAACTCAGTTTTGAAGAAGATAATGCGCAGCTAAATGCGACTCATAAAACCGATGACTTACTATGGTGGAGCGCTGCTGAACATGGCTTGTTCCAACTTAACGTAGCTGCCTTGCAAAGTAACTACTACCCCAAAGCAGCCAAAGCTTTAGTTGCGGAGTCTCAATATAAGGCTTTGAGTTTAAGTCAGTTTTTGCAAACTGCGCCACTATGGCGAGAGCAACAAGCAGCGCATCAGCCACAAACCTCAGTGGCCACTAACGGCATAAAGCATCCTTCTCGCCCCAACAAACCAACCGGGCAAGTATTTACCCGCTATTTTTATCACCTTAAGCGACAAGTCACCTTTAGGGTGATAGACAAACAGCGAGACTTAAGCTGCTTTAACCGCTGGCACAACCACCCCATTATCTCACCGGTATGGGAGCTAGAAGGCAGCCTTCAAAGCCACACTGAGTACCTAAGTAAAATGGAAGAGGACGCCCATCAATATGCCGTAATTGGTGAATTTGACGGCGTTCCCTTTGGTTATTTTGAGGTGTATTGGACGCCAGAAGACAGGTTAGGTCCGCATTATCAATGCCAAGATCACGACCGAGGAGTACACATACTGGTAGGTAATTTTAGCTTTAGAGGCGGCGTGTACTTTGATACTTGGGGCTCGGCCATTTTGCAGTACTGCTTTTTAGATGAGCCCAATACCCAACGAATCATGGGCGAGCCGCGTGCCGATAATCACCGCGTAGTTAGCATTACCGAAAGACTAGGTTTAGAAAAGCAATTCGAGTTTGATTTTCCTCACAAGCGAGCGGCGCTATTACAGTGCGACCGCGAGCGTTTTTTCACTCAATATGCGATTTAG